A window from Bacteroidales bacterium encodes these proteins:
- a CDS encoding polysaccharide deacetylase family protein encodes MKKSGLLLSLLFAGISLFSQQHRSVTELLGYPADTKLLIIHADDIGLSHSTNMAVINAFENQSITSGAVMVPCPWFPEFAAYFREHNSLDIGIHFTLNSEWKYYRTGGVLPSTEIPNLLDKDGYLFPTVEQVALFARPEQVEKELRAQIDRAIAMGVKPSHLDSHMGSMYVNPVIFRIAVKVAKEYGLPISLPFNLLGPVAPFLKSEVTPDMVGVDNFFMLDGNAVNGDWMKMYTDIVKSLKPGLNEIVVHLSYDNDEMKAVAIGQEAYGSAWRQKDLNLVNSPEFKQLLKDNQVVLMTWRQIQKALYPEK; translated from the coding sequence ATGAAAAAATCAGGCCTTCTCCTGTCATTATTATTTGCCGGAATCAGTTTGTTCAGCCAGCAACACCGCAGTGTAACTGAATTACTGGGTTACCCGGCCGACACTAAGCTTCTCATTATACACGCCGATGATATCGGGCTGTCGCATTCAACCAACATGGCTGTAATCAACGCTTTTGAGAATCAAAGTATCACATCGGGCGCTGTTATGGTGCCCTGTCCCTGGTTTCCTGAATTTGCAGCATATTTCAGGGAACATAATTCTCTCGATATCGGAATTCATTTTACATTGAATTCTGAATGGAAGTATTACAGGACAGGGGGCGTATTGCCTTCAACTGAAATCCCGAATCTGCTTGACAAAGACGGTTATTTGTTTCCGACAGTAGAACAAGTTGCCCTGTTTGCCAGACCGGAACAGGTTGAAAAGGAGCTGCGCGCCCAGATCGACAGGGCGATTGCAATGGGCGTGAAGCCAAGTCATCTCGACAGCCATATGGGAAGCATGTATGTGAACCCTGTTATTTTCAGAATAGCTGTAAAGGTTGCGAAGGAATACGGACTTCCAATCTCCCTTCCTTTTAACCTGCTGGGTCCGGTTGCTCCTTTCCTGAAAAGCGAAGTCACACCGGATATGGTTGGCGTTGATAATTTTTTCATGCTTGATGGAAATGCAGTGAACGGCGACTGGATGAAAATGTATACCGATATTGTAAAATCGCTCAAGCCCGGTTTAAATGAAATTGTTGTCCACCTGTCGTACGATAACGATGAAATGAAAGCGGTGGCGATCGGACAGGAGGCTTATGGTTCAGCTTGGCGCCAGAAAGATCTTAACCTGGTAAACAGCCCGGAGTTTAAGCAACTGTTAAAAGACAACCAAGTTGTTCTTATGACTTGGAGGCAAATTCAGAAAGCGTTGTATCCGGAAAAATAG
- a CDS encoding gliding motility-associated C-terminal domain-containing protein: protein MIKILMRFTATIIIWLMVSTALQLQAQIVAQPEAPVLYSVSIDPETGFIILRWIPPGKGPVIDYYKVEEIRENGASTVLMTRIYDTMAVLTYDLPLFQSVGLLIVGAQDDGGDGYDGDWSNIDSTIFLKTTYDTCQSMISLAWNDYNSWRGSIAQYNIYRYMSPGMYELISTIPGGTNTLELRNLLPNVTYDLFVEAVNNDGRTSTSNRRVVETRMPDMPVAVNADYATISPGNSIQLSFSVQGPTGMTNYDLLRSSTFDGNYSKIGTINTADAQFGYTDDVRFTSNVQYYKIQIINDCGVAAIESNRANNIILKGSFINMLSSLEWNEYRDWSGGVEAYRVTRTIGRTNPDTVIVYTGGNTFLSDDVGSLINYTDPAEGLICYSVEATENMNSLGIKGHSISNKVCFSVTPEIRMPNAFIPNDQEQLNQEFAPVFSFLPEHYEMTIYNRLGLKIWEGTGPWDGRANGNYVPEGVYLYYLKVFSYTSEITELNGKVTVLYR from the coding sequence ATGATAAAAATCCTGATGAGATTCACGGCAACAATTATTATCTGGCTGATGGTTTCAACTGCTTTGCAGCTGCAGGCACAAATTGTTGCCCAGCCTGAAGCGCCGGTATTGTATTCAGTGAGCATAGATCCTGAAACGGGATTCATAATACTTAGATGGATTCCACCCGGAAAAGGCCCCGTAATTGATTATTACAAAGTTGAAGAAATACGTGAAAATGGAGCCTCCACAGTTTTAATGACAAGAATATATGACACAATGGCTGTACTCACATATGATCTTCCGTTATTTCAATCTGTGGGATTATTAATTGTCGGTGCACAGGATGATGGAGGCGACGGATATGACGGAGACTGGAGCAACATTGACAGTACCATTTTTTTAAAAACCACCTATGATACCTGTCAATCCATGATATCGCTGGCCTGGAACGATTACAATAGCTGGAGAGGCTCTATCGCACAATATAACATATACAGGTATATGTCTCCCGGAATGTACGAGCTGATCAGTACAATCCCTGGAGGAACAAATACCCTTGAGCTTCGCAATCTTTTGCCAAATGTTACGTATGATCTGTTTGTTGAAGCAGTGAACAACGACGGAAGAACATCCACTTCAAACCGAAGAGTTGTAGAAACGCGTATGCCTGATATGCCGGTTGCTGTAAATGCGGATTATGCCACGATCAGTCCCGGTAATTCAATCCAATTATCCTTCTCGGTTCAGGGACCAACAGGCATGACAAATTACGATTTGTTGCGCAGCAGCACTTTCGACGGAAATTATTCAAAGATAGGCACGATCAATACAGCAGATGCTCAGTTCGGGTACACGGATGATGTTCGGTTTACTTCCAATGTACAATACTATAAAATTCAGATCATCAATGATTGTGGCGTGGCTGCCATTGAATCAAACCGGGCGAATAATATCATACTCAAAGGATCATTCATCAATATGCTCTCATCGCTGGAATGGAATGAGTATCGCGACTGGAGTGGCGGAGTTGAAGCCTACAGGGTTACCCGGACAATAGGACGCACTAACCCGGACACAGTTATAGTATATACCGGTGGCAATACATTTCTGAGTGATGATGTTGGTAGTCTGATAAATTACACAGATCCGGCTGAAGGACTGATTTGTTATAGTGTGGAAGCCACCGAAAATATGAATTCGCTGGGAATAAAGGGACACAGTATATCGAACAAGGTATGTTTTTCAGTCACACCAGAAATCAGAATGCCTAACGCGTTTATTCCGAATGACCAGGAACAGTTAAACCAGGAGTTCGCACCTGTATTTTCATTTTTACCGGAACATTATGAAATGACCATTTATAACAGGTTAGGATTGAAAATATGGGAAGGAACGGGACCCTGGGATGGACGGGCAAACGGAAATTACGTACCTGAAGGGGTTTACCTTTATTATCTGAAGGTTTTCAGTTACACATCCGAAATCACTGAGTTGAACGGGAAAGTAACGGTTCTGTACCGCTAA
- a CDS encoding energy transducer TonB has protein sequence MKTQPDNRKPETLEDIVFEGRNKSYGAYDMNLKKRKSLVFAFLVSLTGVSTAVAIPFINQLKNPSEFLKGLEHNTPVEIANIDDKQPDIPKPPEPPPIENMEKTVVYSIPDVVEKIEDPDFEFTTETIDKATFNPPPDIEIPVNPNPGNDGIEEPVETVELFPQEPATFMGGDLNEFSKWVLQNVQYPQEAVEASISGKVIIEFCVNSKGKVVDIKLLRSLFPGLDNETIRVIESSPVWTPAKQGGRPVKQRFTIPVFFKLL, from the coding sequence ATGAAAACACAACCCGACAACAGAAAGCCGGAAACCCTCGAGGACATAGTCTTCGAAGGCCGGAACAAGTCCTACGGGGCTTACGACATGAACCTGAAAAAGAGAAAAAGCCTCGTTTTTGCTTTTCTTGTATCGCTGACAGGAGTATCCACCGCTGTTGCAATTCCTTTTATCAATCAGCTCAAAAATCCATCAGAATTTCTTAAAGGACTGGAGCACAATACTCCTGTTGAGATAGCCAATATTGACGATAAACAACCTGATATTCCCAAGCCACCCGAACCTCCTCCAATTGAGAATATGGAAAAAACAGTAGTCTATTCAATTCCTGATGTAGTTGAAAAAATAGAAGATCCCGACTTTGAATTTACGACTGAAACCATTGATAAGGCCACATTTAATCCCCCTCCTGATATTGAAATTCCTGTAAATCCCAATCCAGGGAATGACGGGATTGAAGAACCTGTTGAAACTGTGGAACTTTTTCCCCAGGAACCGGCAACGTTTATGGGTGGTGACCTGAACGAATTCAGCAAATGGGTTCTTCAAAATGTTCAATATCCCCAGGAAGCAGTAGAGGCTTCGATAAGTGGTAAAGTTATTATTGAGTTTTGTGTTAATTCGAAAGGAAAGGTTGTTGATATAAAACTTCTGAGAAGTCTCTTCCCAGGTCTTGACAATGAAACAATCAGGGTTATTGAAAGTTCTCCGGTGTGGACCCCTGCCAAACAAGGCGGAAGACCGGTTAAACAGCGATTCACCATTCCGGTATTCTTTAAATTATTATAA
- a CDS encoding glycoside hydrolase family 9 protein — protein sequence MRKFSASLLLIFLLCTVIRAQTWIRVNQLGYLPKDIKEAVLVSKDIIQPVNFEIHEALSGKLVYSSDKIRSYGKYGSFSSSFRLDFSDFTKQGSVYIRAGNCVSPVFNISDHVYDGTADFILNYMRQQRCGYNPFLHDSCHTHDGYVIYNPQKDSAHIDVTGGWHDATDYLQYTATSANAVYQMLLAYRQNPDAFGDRFKANGEPGADHVPDIINEILWGMQWLVKMNPDSGEMYNQVADDRDHQGFRLPNEDRASYGKGLERPVYLCTGQVQGIFDYKNRATGIASTAGKFASAFATGAIVLEKFDPELASLLKKKAIQAWEYGKSNPGACQTAPCVSPYFYEEDNWVDDMELAGAALFELTHERRYLDDAVKYGRQEAITPWMGADTARHYQWYPFLNVGHWVIGKSADESYSEEFKNNWKAGIERVYEKAVKNPFLNGIPGIWCSNNLTVAMITQCHLYAGISGDSTYVRMEAALRDWLFGCNPWGTSMVVGLPGYGDTPSDPHSSLSVLKGYKLDGGLVDGPVYTSIFRNLKGLAMVHPDEYNEFQSTLRVYHDDYADYSTNEPTMDGTADFTYYLSAKEQEAHSADSSKSSFEKSFGAITRGDQNKKQIALVFTGHDQAEGLKTVLRTLNKQQVKASFFLTGDFYRNKAFSSDIKIMKAKGHYLGGHSNKHLLYCDWTNRDSLLVNKSAFVKDLQANYNAMSAFGIDPSHTSLFLPPYEWYNDSIAEWCNQYGLTLINFTPGTSSNQDWTYPDKDINYISSDSIYARILRKEQTDANGLNGFILLSHFGTDKRRKDKFYNRLDQLITDLKGRGYRFVIVRELLNK from the coding sequence ATGAGAAAATTTAGTGCTTCCTTATTACTGATATTTTTGTTGTGTACCGTTATTCGGGCACAGACATGGATAAGAGTTAATCAGCTTGGTTATCTCCCGAAAGATATTAAGGAAGCCGTGCTGGTGAGCAAGGATATTATTCAACCCGTAAATTTTGAAATCCATGAGGCGTTAAGCGGAAAACTTGTGTATTCTTCCGATAAAATCAGATCTTATGGAAAATACGGATCGTTCAGTAGTAGTTTCCGTCTTGATTTTAGCGATTTTACAAAGCAGGGTTCCGTTTATATCAGGGCAGGTAACTGTGTTTCTCCCGTGTTCAATATTTCAGATCATGTCTATGACGGCACCGCAGATTTTATTCTGAACTATATGCGCCAGCAGCGATGCGGGTATAATCCTTTCCTGCATGATTCATGTCATACCCATGATGGCTATGTAATATACAACCCGCAAAAGGATTCAGCACATATTGACGTTACCGGAGGATGGCATGATGCTACGGATTACCTTCAATATACAGCCACATCGGCCAATGCGGTATACCAGATGCTGCTGGCTTACCGGCAGAATCCGGATGCCTTTGGCGACCGGTTTAAGGCGAACGGTGAGCCGGGTGCCGACCATGTGCCCGATATCATCAACGAGATTTTATGGGGAATGCAATGGCTTGTTAAAATGAATCCCGACAGCGGTGAAATGTATAACCAGGTTGCGGATGACAGGGACCACCAGGGATTCAGACTGCCCAATGAAGACAGGGCAAGCTATGGAAAAGGACTCGAAAGGCCTGTGTATTTGTGTACGGGACAGGTTCAGGGTATTTTTGATTATAAGAACCGGGCAACGGGTATAGCTTCCACAGCAGGTAAGTTTGCTTCTGCATTTGCCACCGGCGCCATAGTTTTAGAGAAATTTGATCCGGAACTGGCTTCCTTGCTAAAAAAGAAAGCAATTCAGGCATGGGAATACGGCAAGTCAAATCCTGGTGCCTGTCAGACTGCACCATGTGTTTCTCCTTATTTCTATGAGGAAGACAACTGGGTTGATGATATGGAACTGGCTGGGGCAGCATTATTTGAATTGACTCATGAACGACGCTATCTTGATGATGCGGTAAAGTATGGCCGGCAGGAAGCAATTACACCGTGGATGGGTGCTGACACTGCAAGGCATTACCAATGGTATCCCTTTTTAAATGTGGGTCACTGGGTTATCGGAAAATCAGCGGATGAATCATATTCTGAAGAATTCAAAAACAACTGGAAAGCAGGAATAGAAAGGGTATATGAAAAAGCAGTGAAAAATCCGTTTTTAAATGGCATCCCGGGTATATGGTGCTCAAACAACCTGACTGTTGCCATGATCACCCAATGTCACTTGTATGCCGGAATATCCGGCGACAGTACATATGTGAGAATGGAAGCTGCGTTGCGCGACTGGCTGTTCGGTTGCAATCCCTGGGGAACAAGCATGGTTGTCGGGTTGCCTGGTTATGGCGACACTCCCTCAGATCCCCATTCATCCCTTTCAGTACTTAAAGGATATAAGCTTGACGGCGGTTTGGTTGACGGGCCGGTATACACTTCGATTTTCAGGAATCTGAAGGGCCTGGCAATGGTCCATCCTGATGAATACAATGAATTTCAATCAACCCTGAGAGTCTACCACGACGATTATGCGGATTACTCCACCAATGAACCTACAATGGACGGAACTGCCGATTTCACATATTACTTATCAGCCAAAGAACAGGAGGCTCATTCCGCCGATAGTTCAAAATCCTCGTTCGAAAAGAGTTTTGGAGCTATTACAAGGGGAGACCAGAACAAGAAACAGATAGCGCTTGTTTTTACAGGTCATGACCAGGCTGAGGGACTTAAGACAGTTCTCAGAACCCTTAATAAACAACAGGTTAAAGCATCATTTTTCCTCACCGGCGATTTTTACAGGAACAAAGCTTTCTCTTCTGATATTAAAATTATGAAGGCAAAGGGACACTACCTTGGCGGTCATTCGAACAAGCACCTTCTGTATTGCGACTGGACCAACAGGGATTCCCTGCTTGTGAATAAATCTGCATTTGTTAAGGACCTGCAGGCAAATTACAATGCTATGTCAGCATTCGGAATTGATCCTTCCCATACATCGCTGTTTCTGCCTCCCTATGAATGGTATAATGATTCAATAGCTGAATGGTGCAACCAGTATGGACTTACACTGATCAATTTTACGCCGGGCACATCATCGAACCAGGACTGGACCTATCCCGACAAGGATATAAACTACATTTCATCCGATTCCATCTATGCAAGGATCCTCCGCAAGGAACAAACCGATGCCAATGGCCTCAATGGCTTTATACTTCTTTCTCATTTCGGAACTGACAAACGCCGCAAGGATAAATTCTATAACCGTCTCGATCAACTAATCACCGATCTGAAGGGCAGGGGATACCGCTTTGTTATTGTCCGGGAACTATTAAATAAGTAG